In Deltaproteobacteria bacterium, the genomic window GACGGTGTCCAGCCCGATCAGGTCGGCCAGCGCGAGCGGTCCCATCGGGTGGTTCGCGCCCATCCGCATAATGGAGTCTATGTCCGCGGCGGACCCGACCCCTTCCATGAAGGCGTAGATCGCCTCGTTGATCATCGGCATCAGGATCCGGTTTGCGATGAAGCCCGGGAAGTCGTTCGCCGGAACGGGCTCCTTGCCGAGTTTGCGGGAAAGGTCCATCACGGCGTCGAACGTTTCCCCGGACGTCTGCAGACCCCGGATCACCTCGACGAGTTTCATGAGCGGCACGGGGTTCATGAAGTGCATCCCGACGACGCGCTCGGGGCGCCGGGTGGCGGCGGCGATCTTCGTGATGGAGATGGAGGAGGTGTTCGATGCGAGGATCCGGCCGGCCGGAACCGCTTCGTCCAGCTTGCGGAACAGGGTGAGCTTCAACTCCTCCCTTTCCGTGGCCGCCTCGATCGCGATGTCGCAGGAGGCGAAGTCGGCGATGTCCGTGGAGGTCGAAAGCCCCGCGATCATCCGTTCCTTGTCCTGGGCGGTGATCTTTTCCTTGCGGACCAGGATGTCCAGCCCCTTCTCGATCCCGGCGCGGGACCGGGACAGGACCGCGTCGGACACGTCGTTCAAGATGACCTTATGCCCCGTCATCAAGGATACCTGCGCGATGCCGCTCCCCATCTGTCCTGCCCCGAGCACGCCGATCGTCGATATCCCCATTCAGACCTCCAATATTAAAATATATAGATATCAGTTTCTTATATGTTTAAATCTAATCCGATACTATAACTTCTCCACAAGCACGGCGACCGCTTCTCCCCCGCCGATGCAGAGGGATGCGACACCGTACCGCTCCCCCCGGTCCGCCATCGCGTACAGAAGGGTTGTCAAGATCCTCGCGCCGGACGCGCCGACCGGGTGGCCCAGAGCGACCGCGCCGCCGTTCACGTTCACCCGCTCCGGATCCAGCGAAAGGCCGCGGATCGCTGCGACGGCGACGCCCGAGAAAGCCTCGTTGATCTCGTAGAGGCCGACCTTCTCCTTGCCGACGCCCGTGACCTGGTACAGCTTCTTGATGGCGTCGATCGGGGCGATGGTGAACCAGACCGGCTCGAGGGAGGCCGTGGCGTACCCGACGATCCGGGCGATCGGCCGGATCCCTTTCCGCTTCGCCGCGTCGGACGACATCACGACCACCGCCGCCGCGCCGTCGTTGATGGTGGAGGCGTTCCCCGCCGTCACGGTCCCGTTCTTCTCGAAGACGGTCTTGAGTTCGGGGAGCTTCGCGACGTTTCCGCGTCCGGGCTCCTCGTCGACCAGGAACGGCACCGGATCCCCTTTCCGCTGCGGGATGGGGACTCCGACGATCTCCCGGGCGAATTTGCCGCCCTTTACGGCGGCCTGCGCACGCGTATAGGAGGACGCAGCGAACGCGTCCTGGTCCTGCCGGGAGATCTTGTGCTCCTTCGCAAGAGTCTCCGCGCAGTTCCCCATGTGGAGGTTGTTGTACACGTCCCACAGGCCGTCGATGATCATGTGGTCGTAGATCGTGTCGTTCCCGAGGCGGTACCCGCCGCGGGCCTTCTTCAGGAGGTACGGGGCCTGGCTCATCGATTCCATGCCGCCCGCGACCACCACCTCGAACTCGCCGGTGGCCACGGACTGGGCGGCCAGCATCACCGACTTGAGGCCGGACCCGCACATCTTGTTGATCGTGAGCGCTCCGGCCGAAACGGGGATCCCGGCGTAGATGCCGGCCTGGCGGGCGGGCGCCTGGCCCATCCCGGCGGAGAGGACGTTCCCCATGATCACCTGCTCGACGTCCTCCTTGCGGATCCCTCCGCGGGCGACGGCCTCCGCGATGGCGACGGCGCCGAGCCTCGGCGCCGGAATCTCGGCGAGCGCCCCGTTCAGCGATCCGATGGCGGTCCTGGCGGCTCCGGTGATGACGGCTTCCTTCATTGCGCGCGTCTCCTTTCGTTCGTTCGGCGGTTTCTCAAGGCGTCCCCTGCAGGACCTTCCCCCGCAGGTGCTGCTGGTACTCGCGGATCTCCTTCTTGAGGGCGACCAACTGGGCGATCCGCTCGTCGATCTGCACCGCCCTCTCGTCGAGGATGTCCAGGAGTTTCGGGAGGATCTCCCGGTTGTTGCGCTGGCGGCGGTACGTTTTCTCGAGCTCGACCATCTCGGCGAGCGAAAGGCCGAGGACCTTGAGGCGGTTGATGAACTTCAGCCGGCGGACGTCGTCGTCGGTGAAGACCCGTTTCCCGTTCTCGATCCGGCGGACGCTGTGCAGCAGCCCGATCTCCTCGTAATACCGGATGGTCCGCTGCGACAGGTTCACCAACCGGCTGAGCTCGCCGATGGCGTACGGGGGCTTCCTTGGATCCAGCGGGGGCGCGGACGGCGGGACGGGGTGCGGAGTCTGCGTGGAAACGGGCATGGTTACCACCTTACGTTAACTGGCAAGATGCTACCGTTTACCGGTACCCCGTGTCAACGGATATTTCAAGGACGGGGGATCGGCCGGGAGGGTGCGGAGACG contains:
- a CDS encoding acetyl-CoA C-acetyltransferase, translated to MKEAVITGAARTAIGSLNGALAEIPAPRLGAVAIAEAVARGGIRKEDVEQVIMGNVLSAGMGQAPARQAGIYAGIPVSAGALTINKMCGSGLKSVMLAAQSVATGEFEVVVAGGMESMSQAPYLLKKARGGYRLGNDTIYDHMIIDGLWDVYNNLHMGNCAETLAKEHKISRQDQDAFAASSYTRAQAAVKGGKFAREIVGVPIPQRKGDPVPFLVDEEPGRGNVAKLPELKTVFEKNGTVTAGNASTINDGAAAVVVMSSDAAKRKGIRPIARIVGYATASLEPVWFTIAPIDAIKKLYQVTGVGKEKVGLYEINEAFSGVAVAAIRGLSLDPERVNVNGGAVALGHPVGASGARILTTLLYAMADRGERYGVASLCIGGGEAVAVLVEKL
- a CDS encoding MerR family transcriptional regulator: MPVSTQTPHPVPPSAPPLDPRKPPYAIGELSRLVNLSQRTIRYYEEIGLLHSVRRIENGKRVFTDDDVRRLKFINRLKVLGLSLAEMVELEKTYRRQRNNREILPKLLDILDERAVQIDERIAQLVALKKEIREYQQHLRGKVLQGTP
- a CDS encoding 3-hydroxybutyryl-CoA dehydrogenase → MGISTIGVLGAGQMGSGIAQVSLMTGHKVILNDVSDAVLSRSRAGIEKGLDILVRKEKITAQDKERMIAGLSTSTDIADFASCDIAIEAATEREELKLTLFRKLDEAVPAGRILASNTSSISITKIAAATRRPERVVGMHFMNPVPLMKLVEVIRGLQTSGETFDAVMDLSRKLGKEPVPANDFPGFIANRILMPMINEAIYAFMEGVGSAADIDSIMRMGANHPMGPLALADLIGLDTVLEVMNVLHQGLGDSKYRPCPLLRKYVAAGYMGKKSGRGFYSYEKA